From Acipenser ruthenus chromosome 23, fAciRut3.2 maternal haplotype, whole genome shotgun sequence, the proteins below share one genomic window:
- the LOC117412845 gene encoding potassium voltage-gated channel subfamily S member 3-like yields the protein MVHGQFYQAFEQDNAFLKVNIGGLKKKVSQSILLEYPHSRLGKLLCCKTLEARIELCDDYDFENDEFYFDRSPVMFRYILNFYSTGKLHAIEGVCARSFALETEYWGISDAAIHSCCSYNFHMSQANAEDRDGDSDDLSMVGQEEVSPIHNQEEFTNLLYGSYRRQLWLLLENPAYSLASKVITAFSLTAILVSIIIMGVNSLPEFRNEEDAGLRSVETTCIIFFTLEFLARMMVTPSQKRFFLNPLNIIDLISFTPFYMTLVVESIEENNTSLKNIGKVVQVLRLLRIFRILKLARHSHGLKALGTTFRHSYQEIGDLVVFMAVGIAIFGALIYSTEKEEQEAGLSSIPMGWWWATVSMTTVGFGDTYPVTIVGKLVGGLCIIFGLLMVTLPVTIIFNRFSKCYRREQAIDATLWSQELKKTSTVNIRDVYAKRLHSFMRIKASALKETSSPNN from the coding sequence ATGGTGCATGGACAGTTTTACCAGGCATTTGAGCAAGATAATGCCTTTCTCAAGGTCAATATTGGGGGTCTTAAGAAAAAAGTGTCTCAGAGCATCCTCCTGGAGTACCCTCACAGCAGACTTGGAAAGCTCCTCTGCTGTAAGACCCTGGAAGCCAGGATAGAGCTGTGTGACGATTACGACTTTGAAAACGATGAATTTTATTTTGACAGAAGCCCAGTTATGTTCAGATACATTCTGAATTTCTACTCCACCGGCAAGCTGCATGCAATAGAAGGTGTTTGTGCCAGGAGCTTTGCCTTGGAGACAGAATACTGGGGCATCAGCGACGCTGCTATCCACAGCTGCTGCAGCTACAACTTCCACATGAGCCAGGCCAACGCTGAAGACAGAGATGGAGATAGTGACGATCTCAGCATGGTGGGACAAGAGGAAGTATCCCCCATACACAACCAAGAGGAGTTTACCAACCTACTGTATGGGAGTTATCGGAGACAACTCTGGCTTCTACTGGAGAACCCAGCCTACTCCTTGGCTTCCAAAGTGATTACAGCCTTCTCTTTGACAGCCATTCTGGTCTCCATCATCATCATGGGGGTCAACAGCTTGCCCGAGTTCCGCAACGAGGAAGACGCAGGTCTCAGAAGCGTTGAGACCACCTGCATTATCTTTTTTACTTTGGAATTCTTGGCCAGAATGATGGTGACCCCGAGTCAGAAGAGATTCTTTCTGAACCCGCTCAACATCATCGACCTGATTTCGTTCACTCCCTTCTACATGACCCTGGTGGTGGAAAGCATTGAGGAGAACAACACGAGCTTGAAGAACATAGGAAAGGTGGTCCAGGTTCTCAGGCTGCTGCGCATTTTCAGAATTCTCAAACTGGCCCGCCATTCTCATGGCCTGAAAGCCTTGGGCACTACCTTCAGGCATAGTTATCAGGAAATCGGGGACCTGGTGGTCTTCATGGCCGTCGGAATCGCCATCTTCGGAGCTCTGATCTACTCGACTGAAAAGGAAGAGCAGGAGGCTGGTCTGTCAAGCATTCCAATGGGCTGGTGGTGGGCCACTGTCAGTATGACAACCGTCGGCTTTGGAGACACCTACCCAGTGACCATCGTCGGCAAGCTGGTCGGTGGACTTTGCATTATCTTCGGGCTTCTGATGGTCACCTTGCCCGTCACAATAATATTCAACCGCTTCTCCAAATGTTATCGCAGGGAACAGGCTATTGACGCTACTCTGTGGAGCCAGGAACTGAAGAAAACGTCTACTGTGAACATTAGAGATGTGTACGCGAAGAGACTGCATTCTTTTATGAGGATCAAAGCTTCTGCATTAAAAGAAACTAGCAGTCCAAATAACTAA